The following coding sequences lie in one Gouania willdenowi chromosome 5, fGouWil2.1, whole genome shotgun sequence genomic window:
- the pde12 gene encoding 2',5'-phosphodiesterase 12 isoform X2: MLNRLPALVSLLPRRLLNSSTRLLSWMEAATVRCVPGESKLTISFRLDGSNKQMLRDQDEPLGKVLARISNGVIKSQNKAKKSKKSRGETPGGAVEVPGLVKLYLGGEEVPETVLNSEAWRDGAVLQVGAVRYSVQRNAPTFTVAELPSSLLSGFPVCPKLEVEFGAVDDSEFTWFKDMPSSVDGGPSVDQEGVWSEVSRERVFVPSNQDIGCRLRLRCTPRDGTRRGLPKDLLSAGAVEAGPGVCTFDNRHAYTRRETSWPTVRVVTYNVLADVYAQTELSKTVLYPYCASYALQLDYRQNLIKKELAGYHGDIVCLQEVDKGVFTDSLSPAMDAFGMGGVYKIKEKQHEGLATFYRRSRFRLLSRHDITLSEALTSDPAHSELLQTVSENDFLREKMMKRSTVLQVSVLQDLHQSERRLCVANTHLYWHPKGSSVRLVQMGVALKHLSHVIKEVAPGAPVIFCGDFNSTPSSGVVQLLTEARLPRAHTDWISGGSEDSVGVSVGLDLVSPLPPLLSACGQLDYTNYVGGFQGCLDYIFIQPETMQVEQVIPLPAHDEVTTYDALPSVAHPSDHIALVCDLRWAPDLLLNTS, from the exons ATGTTAAACCGCCTCCCCGCGTTAGTCTCGCTGCTCCCCCGCCGCCTGCTTAACTCCAGCACCCGGCTCCTCAGCTGGATGGAGGCCGCCACGGTGCGCTGTGTTCCGGGGGAGTCCAAGCTCACCATCTCTTTCCGCCTGGATGGCAGCAACAAACAGATGCTCCGGGACCAGGACGAGCCTCTGGGGAAGGTCCTGGCTCGGATCTCCAACGGAGTGATTAAGAGCCAAAACAAGGCCAAGAAGTCGAAGAAGAGCCGCGGAGAGACGCCGGGGGGAGCCGTGGAGGTGCCCGGCTTGGTGAAGCTGTACCTCGGCGGAGAAGAGGTTCCAGAGACGGTGTTAAACTCCGAGGCTTGGCGGGACGGAGCCGTACTGCAG GTGGGAGCCGTCAGGTACTCGGTGCAGAGGAACGCCCCCACATTCACTGTGGCTGAGCTTCCATCTTCTCTGCTGTCGGGATTCCCAGTTTGTCCCAAACTGGAGGTGGAATTTGGAGCTGTGGACGACTCAGAGTTCACCTGGTTCAAAGACATGCCCAG TAGTGTGGATGGCGGTCCGTCTGTGGATCAGGAGGGGGTCTGGAGTGAAGTCAGCCGTGAGCGCGTCTTCGTCCCGTCCAATCAGGACATCGGCTGCAGACTCAGACTGCGTTGTACGCCCAGAGATGGGACCCGCCGCGGCCTCCCAAAAGACCTGCTCTCCGCCGGCGCCGTGGAGGCGGGGCCGGGCGTGTGCACGTTCGACAACCGCCACGCGTACACTCGCAGAGAGACGTCTTGGCCCACGGTGCGGGTGGTGACCTACAACGTCCTGGCCGACGTCTATGCTCAGACGGAGCTGTCCAAGACCGTTCTGTACCCGTACTGCGCCTCCTACGCCCTGCAGCTGGACTACAGGCAGAATCTGATCAAGAAGGAGCTGGCgggttaccatggtgacatcGTCTGCCTGCAGGAGGTGGACAAAG GCGTGTTCACGGACAGTCTGAGTCCAGCCATGGATGCCTTCGGAATGGGCGGAGTCTACAAGATCAAAGAGAAGCAGCATGAAGGACTCGCCACGTTCTACCGCAG GTCAAGATTTCGCCTCCTGAGTCGTCATGACATCACCCTGAGTGAGGCATTGACCTCTGACCCCGCCCACTCTGAGTTGCTGCAGACGGTTTCTGAGAATGACTTCCTGAGAGAGAAGATGATGAAGAGGTCGACAGTGCTGCAg GTCAGCGTCCTCCAGGACCTCCACCAATCAGAGCGCAGACTGTGTGTGGCCAACACTCACCTGTACTGGCACCCCAAAg GCAGCAGCGTTCGATTGGTCCAAATGGGCGTGGCTTTGAAACACCTGAGTCATGTGATCAAAGAGGTCGCACCTGGAGCGCCGGTGATTTTCTGTGGAGATTTTAATTCTACACCGAgctcag GTGTGGTGCAGCTCCTCACTGAGGCCCGTCTCCCTCGTGCTCACACAGACTGGATCAGTGGTGGCTCTGAGGACTCAGTGGGTGTGTCCGTGGGTCTGGACCTGgtctcccccctcccccccctgCTGAGTGCCTGTGGGCAGCTGGACTATACCAACTATGTGGGGGGGTTCCAGGGCTGCCTGGATTATATCTTCATCCAACCGGAGACGATGCAG GTGGAACAGGTCATTCCTCTGCCCGCCCATGACGAGGTGACGACGTACGATGCCCTGCCCAGCGTGGCTCACCCTTCAGACCACATCGCCCTGGTGTGTGACCTCCGCTGGGCCCCGGACCTCCTGCTGAACACTTCCTGA
- the gmppb gene encoding mannose-1-phosphate guanylyltransferase catalytic subunit beta has translation MKALILVGGYGTRLRPLTLSVPKPLVEFCNKPILLHQVEALVTAGVDHVVLAVSYMSELLEREMKLQEQRLGITISLSHEKEPLGTAGPLALAQELLNVDNEPFFVLNSDVICDFPFRDLLQFHRRHGGEGTIVVTRVEEPSKYGVVVYEAESGRICRFVEKPQVFVSNKINAGIYIFNPRVLSRIQLRPTSVEKEIFPVMAEEQQLFAMELQGFWMDIGQPKDFLTGMCMYLQSLRQHSPDRLHTAPGFIGNVLVDPTAVIGENCSIGPNVVIGAGVVLEDGVRIKRCTVLCGSRLRSHCWLDSCIVGWSSSVGQWVRMENATVLGEDVIVNDELYLNGANVLPHKSINESVPEPRIIM, from the exons ATGAAGGCTTTGATCCTGGTGGGAGGCTACGGCACGCGGCTCCGCCCCCTCACCCTCAGTGTTCCCAAACCTTTGGTGGAGTTCTGCAATAAGCCCATCCTGCTGCACCAGGTGGAGGCGCTGGTCacg GCTGGTGTGGACCATGTGGTCCTGGCTGTGAGCTACATGTCTGAGCTGTTGGAGAGAGAGATGAAGCTTCAGGAGCAAAGG CTGGGGATCACGATCTCTCTGTCCCATGAGAAGGAGCCGTTAGGGACCG cggGGCCTCTGGCGTTGGCTCAGGAGCTTCTGAACGTGGACAACGAGCCGTTCTTTGTCCTAAACTCAGACGTCATCTGTGACTTCCCATTCAGAGACCTGCTGCAGTTCCACCGTCGCCATGGAGGGGAGGGAACCATCGTG gtCACACGCGTGGAGGAGCCCTCTAAGTACGGAGTGGTCGTGTACGAGGCAGAAAGCGGGAGAATCTGTCGCTTTGTAGAGAAACCTCAAGTTTTTGTTTCCAACAAGATCAATGCTGGGATTTATATCTTTAACCCCAGAGTGCTCAGTAGGATacag CTCCGTCCCACCTCCGTAGAGAAGGAGATCTTTCCCGTGATggcggaggagcagcagctgttTGCGATGGAGCTTCAGG GGTTCTGGATGGACATTGGTCAGCCTAAGGACTTCCTGACGGGGATGTGTATGTACCTCCAGTCTCTGAGGCAACACTCGCCCGACAGACTGCACACGGCGCCCGGCTTCATCGGCAACGTCCTGGTG GACCCTACGGCTGTGATCGGTGAGAACTGCAGCATCGGCCCTAACGTGGTGATCGGGGCGGGCGTGGTCCTGGAGGACGGCGTGAGGATCAAACGCTGCACGGTGCTGTGTGGCTCGCGGCTACGCTCCCACTGCTGGTTGGACAGCTGCATCGTGGGGTGGAGCTCCTCCGTTGGCCAATGG GTCCGTATGGAGAACGCTACGGTTCTGGGCGAGGACGTCATCGTCAATGATGAGCTTTACCTCAACGGCGCCAACGTTCTGCCGCACAAATCTATCAACGAGTCGGTGCCGGAGCCGCGAATCATCATGTAG
- the asb14a gene encoding dynein heavy chain 12, axonemal isoform X1, which translates to MELQERKDDDDEDEDVQLVIQQSLMETHRENRQEAADINQIFFAIRDGDEELVRNLSVGLRDVFSGTDNHGWTPLHAAAAQRNHRVLEITLAASGPQAVDVRSGCGQTPLYVAVERGLMENASFLLEHQADPDSQDQDLDSPLFVAIRSGRLDLVKLLLSKGSLVNRQGCHGRRPLHEAARLVNISLVRLLLEAGAQPDPRSHYGLTPLALAAQGGNLEVVETLLRKGADVLSQAKDEASVLYEASASGDPNVIALLLEHGADANVANQTGHLPIHRTAHRGHLQALKLLLPVTAISDVEDSGISPLHSAAAGGHTHCIQVLLDAGFDPNFMLRPWVRRNYDDERKSALFFAVSNNDVSSARLLLEGGAMANQDPIKCLQVALRLGNYELINLLLRFGANVNYFCRINTTHFPSALQYALRDQVLLRMLCSYGYDAQRCFDCPYGERAHVPDDYEGWTNTVIKDTMFCEVITVSWLRHLSGSVVLVLLDYVDHVTLCCKLKEALMEQKEWEEICGVQANARSLQHLCRLKIRACLGRLRLRSPVFRSFLPLPERLKDFLLYRELNQGEPG; encoded by the exons ATGGAGCTCCAGGAGAggaaggatgatgatgatgaagatgaagatgtcCAGTTAGTGATCCAACAGAGTCTGAtggagacacacagagagaacag acaggAGGCTGCAGATATCAACCAGATCTTCTTCGCTATAAGAGACG GAGACGAGGAGCTGGTGAGGAACCTTAGCGTCGGGCTGAGGGACGTCTTCAGTGGGACGGACAACCACGGGTGGACGCCCCTGCACGCTGCAGCAGCTCAGAGGAACCACAGGGTCCTAGAGATCACCTTGGCAG CCTCTGGTCCCCAGGCTGTGGACGTTCGCAGTGGGTGTGGTCAGACGCCGCTCTACGTGGCGGTGGAACGAGGCCTGATGGAGAATGCATCCTTCCTTCTGGAGCACCAGGCAGACCCAGACAGCCAGGACCAGGATCTGGACTCCCCTCTGTTTGTGG CGATTCGCTCCGGCCGCTTAGACCTGGTGAAGCTGCTGCTGTCCAAAGGCTCCCTGGTCAACCGGCAGGGCTGTCATGGCCGCCGGCCGCTCCACGAGGCCGCCCGATTGGTCAACATCAGCCTGGTGAGGCTGCTCCTGGAGGCGGGGGCTCAGCCAGACCCTCGGAGTCACTATGGACTGACACCGCTGGCTCTGGCTGCTCAGGGAGGAAACCTGGAGGTAGTGGAAACTCTGCTGAGGAAAG GGGCAGACGTTTTGTCTCAGGCTAAGGACGAGGCGTCTGTGCTGTACGAGGCGTCTGCATCCGGGGATCCTAACGTCATCGCTCTGCTGCTGGAGCACGGCGCCGACGCTAACGTAGCCAATCAGACGGGACACCTACCGATCCACCGCACGGCTCACCGAGGACACCTGCA GGCTCTGAAGCTGCTACTTCCTGTGACTGCCATTAGTGACGTGGAGGACAGTGGGATCAGCCCTCTGcactcagcagcagcaggaggacacACCCACTGcatacag GTTTTACTGGACGCTGGTTTTGACCCTAACTTCATGCTCCGCCCCTGGGTTCGCCGTAACTATGACGACGAGAGGAAGTCGGCGCTCTTCTTCGCTGTGTCCAACAATGACGTATCGTCAGCGAGGCTGTTACTGGAGGGCGGAGCCATGGCCAACCAGGACCCAATCAAGTGTCTGCAG GTTGCTCTGCGTCTGGGAAACTACGAGTTGATCAACCTGTTGCTGCGTTTTGGAGCCAACGTCAACTATTTCTGTAGGATCAACACCACACACTTCCCCTCAGCGCTGCAGTACGCACTCAGAGACCAG GTACTCCTCAGGATGCTGTGTTCCTATGGTTATGACGCCCAGCGATGCTTCGACTGTCCCTACGGGGAGCGCGCACACGTACCCGACGACTACGAGGGATGGACCAACACAGTCATTAAAGACACCatg ttctGTGAGGTCATCACTGTGTCGTGGCTCAGACATCTCTCTGGTTCTGTAGTCCTCGTCCTATTGGACtacgttgatcatgtgactctgTGCTGCAAACTGAAGGAGGCGCTGATGGAGCAGAAGGAGTGGGAGGAGATCTGTGGAGTGCAGG CTAACGCTCGTTCTCTGCAGCACCTTTGTCGGCTGAAGATCCGTGCGTGTTTGGGTCGTCTGAGGCTTCGTTCTCCCGTCTTCAGGAGCTTTTTGCCGCTACCCGAGCGTCTGAAGGACTTCCTCCTGTACCGAGAGCTGAACCAGGGGGAACCAGGCTGA
- the asb14a gene encoding ankyrin repeat and SOCS box protein 14 isoform X2 translates to MELQERKDDDDEDEDVQLVIQQSLMETHRENRQEAADINQIFFAIRDGDEELVRNLSVGLRDVFSGTDNHGWTPLHAAAAQRNHRVLEITLAASGPQAVDVRSGCGQTPLYVAVERGLMENASFLLEHQADPDSQDQDLDSPLFVAIRSGRLDLVKLLLSKGSLVNRQGCHGRRPLHEAARLVNISLVRLLLEAGAQPDPRSHYGLTPLALAAQGGNLEVVETLLRKGADVLSQAKDEASVLYEASASGDPNVIALLLEHGADANVANQTGHLPIHRTAHRGHLQALKLLLPVTAISDVEDSGISPLHSAAAGGHTHCIQVLLDAGFDPNFMLRPWVRRNYDDERKSALFFAVSNNDVSSARLLLEGGAMANQDPIKCLQVALRLGNYELINLLLRFGANVNYFCRINTTHFPSALQYALRDQVLLRMLCSYGYDAQRCFDCPYGERAHVPDDYEGWTNTVIKDTMSSSYWTTLIM, encoded by the exons ATGGAGCTCCAGGAGAggaaggatgatgatgatgaagatgaagatgtcCAGTTAGTGATCCAACAGAGTCTGAtggagacacacagagagaacag acaggAGGCTGCAGATATCAACCAGATCTTCTTCGCTATAAGAGACG GAGACGAGGAGCTGGTGAGGAACCTTAGCGTCGGGCTGAGGGACGTCTTCAGTGGGACGGACAACCACGGGTGGACGCCCCTGCACGCTGCAGCAGCTCAGAGGAACCACAGGGTCCTAGAGATCACCTTGGCAG CCTCTGGTCCCCAGGCTGTGGACGTTCGCAGTGGGTGTGGTCAGACGCCGCTCTACGTGGCGGTGGAACGAGGCCTGATGGAGAATGCATCCTTCCTTCTGGAGCACCAGGCAGACCCAGACAGCCAGGACCAGGATCTGGACTCCCCTCTGTTTGTGG CGATTCGCTCCGGCCGCTTAGACCTGGTGAAGCTGCTGCTGTCCAAAGGCTCCCTGGTCAACCGGCAGGGCTGTCATGGCCGCCGGCCGCTCCACGAGGCCGCCCGATTGGTCAACATCAGCCTGGTGAGGCTGCTCCTGGAGGCGGGGGCTCAGCCAGACCCTCGGAGTCACTATGGACTGACACCGCTGGCTCTGGCTGCTCAGGGAGGAAACCTGGAGGTAGTGGAAACTCTGCTGAGGAAAG GGGCAGACGTTTTGTCTCAGGCTAAGGACGAGGCGTCTGTGCTGTACGAGGCGTCTGCATCCGGGGATCCTAACGTCATCGCTCTGCTGCTGGAGCACGGCGCCGACGCTAACGTAGCCAATCAGACGGGACACCTACCGATCCACCGCACGGCTCACCGAGGACACCTGCA GGCTCTGAAGCTGCTACTTCCTGTGACTGCCATTAGTGACGTGGAGGACAGTGGGATCAGCCCTCTGcactcagcagcagcaggaggacacACCCACTGcatacag GTTTTACTGGACGCTGGTTTTGACCCTAACTTCATGCTCCGCCCCTGGGTTCGCCGTAACTATGACGACGAGAGGAAGTCGGCGCTCTTCTTCGCTGTGTCCAACAATGACGTATCGTCAGCGAGGCTGTTACTGGAGGGCGGAGCCATGGCCAACCAGGACCCAATCAAGTGTCTGCAG GTTGCTCTGCGTCTGGGAAACTACGAGTTGATCAACCTGTTGCTGCGTTTTGGAGCCAACGTCAACTATTTCTGTAGGATCAACACCACACACTTCCCCTCAGCGCTGCAGTACGCACTCAGAGACCAG GTACTCCTCAGGATGCTGTGTTCCTATGGTTATGACGCCCAGCGATGCTTCGACTGTCCCTACGGGGAGCGCGCACACGTACCCGACGACTACGAGGGATGGACCAACACAGTCATTAAAGACACCatg TCCTCGTCCTATTGGACtacgttgatcatgtga
- the rps23 gene encoding small ribosomal subunit protein uS12, translated as MGKCRGLRTARKLRNHRREQKWHDKQYKKAHLGTALKANPFGGASHAKGIVLEKVGVEAKQPNSAIRKCVRVQLIKNGKKITAFVPNDGCLNFIEENDEVLVAGFGRKGHAVGDIPGVRFKVVKVANVSLLALYKGKKERPRS; from the exons ATGG GAAAGTGTCGTGGTCTGCGAACTGCTAGGAAGCTCCGTAATCACCGGCGGGAGCAGAAATGGCACGACAAGCAGTACAAGAAGGCCCACCTGGGCACGGCGCTGAAGGCTAACCCATTTGGAGGAGCTTCTCACGCCAAAGGAATCGTCCTGGAGAAAGT tggcGTGGAGGCCAAGCAGCCCAATTCTGCCATCAGGAAGTGTGTGAGGGTGCAGCTCATCAAGAACGGCAAAAAGATCACAGCCTTCGTCCCCAACGACGGCTGCCTCAACTTCATCGAG gaGAACGACGAGGTTCTGGTGGCAGGGTTCGGTCGTAAAGGTCACGCCGTGGGCGACATCCCTGGGGTTCGCTTCAAGGTGGTGAAGGTGGCCAACGTGTCTCTGTTGGCGCTTTACAAAGGAAAGAAGGAGAGACCCCGTTCATAA
- the pde12 gene encoding 2',5'-phosphodiesterase 12 isoform X3, producing the protein MLNRLPALVSLLPRRLLNSSTRLLSWMEAATVRCVPGESKLTISFRLDGSNKQMLRDQDEPLGKVLARISNGVIKSQNKAKKSKKSRGETPGGAVEVPGLVKLYLGGEEVPETVLNSEAWRDGAVLQVGAVRYSVQRNAPTFTVAELPSSLLSGFPVCPKLEVEFGAVDDSEFTWFKDMPSVDGGPSVDQEGVWSEVSRERVFVPSNQDIGCRLRLRCTPRDGTRRGLPKDLLSAGAVEAGPGVCTFDNRHAYTRRETSWPTVRVVTYNVLADVYAQTELSKTVLYPYCASYALQLDYRQNLIKKELAGYHGDIVCLQEVDKGVFTDSLSPAMDAFGMGGVYKIKEKQHEGLATFYRRSRFRLLSRHDITLSEALTSDPAHSELLQTVSENDFLREKMMKRSTVLQVSVLQDLHQSERRLCVANTHLYWHPKGSSVRLVQMGVALKHLSHVIKEVAPGAPVIFCGDFNSTPSSGVVQLLTEARLPRAHTDWISGGSEDSVGVSVGLDLVSPLPPLLSACGQLDYTNYVGGFQGCLDYIFIQPETMQVEQVIPLPAHDEVTTYDALPSVAHPSDHIALVCDLRWAPDLLLNTS; encoded by the exons ATGTTAAACCGCCTCCCCGCGTTAGTCTCGCTGCTCCCCCGCCGCCTGCTTAACTCCAGCACCCGGCTCCTCAGCTGGATGGAGGCCGCCACGGTGCGCTGTGTTCCGGGGGAGTCCAAGCTCACCATCTCTTTCCGCCTGGATGGCAGCAACAAACAGATGCTCCGGGACCAGGACGAGCCTCTGGGGAAGGTCCTGGCTCGGATCTCCAACGGAGTGATTAAGAGCCAAAACAAGGCCAAGAAGTCGAAGAAGAGCCGCGGAGAGACGCCGGGGGGAGCCGTGGAGGTGCCCGGCTTGGTGAAGCTGTACCTCGGCGGAGAAGAGGTTCCAGAGACGGTGTTAAACTCCGAGGCTTGGCGGGACGGAGCCGTACTGCAG GTGGGAGCCGTCAGGTACTCGGTGCAGAGGAACGCCCCCACATTCACTGTGGCTGAGCTTCCATCTTCTCTGCTGTCGGGATTCCCAGTTTGTCCCAAACTGGAGGTGGAATTTGGAGCTGTGGACGACTCAGAGTTCACCTGGTTCAAAGACATGCCCAG TGTGGATGGCGGTCCGTCTGTGGATCAGGAGGGGGTCTGGAGTGAAGTCAGCCGTGAGCGCGTCTTCGTCCCGTCCAATCAGGACATCGGCTGCAGACTCAGACTGCGTTGTACGCCCAGAGATGGGACCCGCCGCGGCCTCCCAAAAGACCTGCTCTCCGCCGGCGCCGTGGAGGCGGGGCCGGGCGTGTGCACGTTCGACAACCGCCACGCGTACACTCGCAGAGAGACGTCTTGGCCCACGGTGCGGGTGGTGACCTACAACGTCCTGGCCGACGTCTATGCTCAGACGGAGCTGTCCAAGACCGTTCTGTACCCGTACTGCGCCTCCTACGCCCTGCAGCTGGACTACAGGCAGAATCTGATCAAGAAGGAGCTGGCgggttaccatggtgacatcGTCTGCCTGCAGGAGGTGGACAAAG GCGTGTTCACGGACAGTCTGAGTCCAGCCATGGATGCCTTCGGAATGGGCGGAGTCTACAAGATCAAAGAGAAGCAGCATGAAGGACTCGCCACGTTCTACCGCAG GTCAAGATTTCGCCTCCTGAGTCGTCATGACATCACCCTGAGTGAGGCATTGACCTCTGACCCCGCCCACTCTGAGTTGCTGCAGACGGTTTCTGAGAATGACTTCCTGAGAGAGAAGATGATGAAGAGGTCGACAGTGCTGCAg GTCAGCGTCCTCCAGGACCTCCACCAATCAGAGCGCAGACTGTGTGTGGCCAACACTCACCTGTACTGGCACCCCAAAg GCAGCAGCGTTCGATTGGTCCAAATGGGCGTGGCTTTGAAACACCTGAGTCATGTGATCAAAGAGGTCGCACCTGGAGCGCCGGTGATTTTCTGTGGAGATTTTAATTCTACACCGAgctcag GTGTGGTGCAGCTCCTCACTGAGGCCCGTCTCCCTCGTGCTCACACAGACTGGATCAGTGGTGGCTCTGAGGACTCAGTGGGTGTGTCCGTGGGTCTGGACCTGgtctcccccctcccccccctgCTGAGTGCCTGTGGGCAGCTGGACTATACCAACTATGTGGGGGGGTTCCAGGGCTGCCTGGATTATATCTTCATCCAACCGGAGACGATGCAG GTGGAACAGGTCATTCCTCTGCCCGCCCATGACGAGGTGACGACGTACGATGCCCTGCCCAGCGTGGCTCACCCTTCAGACCACATCGCCCTGGTGTGTGACCTCCGCTGGGCCCCGGACCTCCTGCTGAACACTTCCTGA
- the pde12 gene encoding 2',5'-phosphodiesterase 12 isoform X1 yields MLNRLPALVSLLPRRLLNSSTRLLSWMEAATVRCVPGESKLTISFRLDGSNKQMLRDQDEPLGKVLARISNGVIKSQNKAKKSKKSRGETPGGAVEVPGLVKLYLGGEEVPETVLNSEAWRDGAVLQVGAVRYSVQRNAPTFTVAELPSSLLSGFPVCPKLEVEFGAVDDSEFTWFKDMPRYRHAPHLQTRSPGTETGTDPPISSVSSVDGGPSVDQEGVWSEVSRERVFVPSNQDIGCRLRLRCTPRDGTRRGLPKDLLSAGAVEAGPGVCTFDNRHAYTRRETSWPTVRVVTYNVLADVYAQTELSKTVLYPYCASYALQLDYRQNLIKKELAGYHGDIVCLQEVDKGVFTDSLSPAMDAFGMGGVYKIKEKQHEGLATFYRRSRFRLLSRHDITLSEALTSDPAHSELLQTVSENDFLREKMMKRSTVLQVSVLQDLHQSERRLCVANTHLYWHPKGSSVRLVQMGVALKHLSHVIKEVAPGAPVIFCGDFNSTPSSGVVQLLTEARLPRAHTDWISGGSEDSVGVSVGLDLVSPLPPLLSACGQLDYTNYVGGFQGCLDYIFIQPETMQVEQVIPLPAHDEVTTYDALPSVAHPSDHIALVCDLRWAPDLLLNTS; encoded by the exons ATGTTAAACCGCCTCCCCGCGTTAGTCTCGCTGCTCCCCCGCCGCCTGCTTAACTCCAGCACCCGGCTCCTCAGCTGGATGGAGGCCGCCACGGTGCGCTGTGTTCCGGGGGAGTCCAAGCTCACCATCTCTTTCCGCCTGGATGGCAGCAACAAACAGATGCTCCGGGACCAGGACGAGCCTCTGGGGAAGGTCCTGGCTCGGATCTCCAACGGAGTGATTAAGAGCCAAAACAAGGCCAAGAAGTCGAAGAAGAGCCGCGGAGAGACGCCGGGGGGAGCCGTGGAGGTGCCCGGCTTGGTGAAGCTGTACCTCGGCGGAGAAGAGGTTCCAGAGACGGTGTTAAACTCCGAGGCTTGGCGGGACGGAGCCGTACTGCAG GTGGGAGCCGTCAGGTACTCGGTGCAGAGGAACGCCCCCACATTCACTGTGGCTGAGCTTCCATCTTCTCTGCTGTCGGGATTCCCAGTTTGTCCCAAACTGGAGGTGGAATTTGGAGCTGTGGACGACTCAGAGTTCACCTGGTTCAAAGACATGCCCAGGTACAGACACGCCCCCCATTTACAGACACGCTCCCCAGGTACAGAAACAGGTACAGACCCCCCCATCTCCTCTGTCAGTAGTGTGGATGGCGGTCCGTCTGTGGATCAGGAGGGGGTCTGGAGTGAAGTCAGCCGTGAGCGCGTCTTCGTCCCGTCCAATCAGGACATCGGCTGCAGACTCAGACTGCGTTGTACGCCCAGAGATGGGACCCGCCGCGGCCTCCCAAAAGACCTGCTCTCCGCCGGCGCCGTGGAGGCGGGGCCGGGCGTGTGCACGTTCGACAACCGCCACGCGTACACTCGCAGAGAGACGTCTTGGCCCACGGTGCGGGTGGTGACCTACAACGTCCTGGCCGACGTCTATGCTCAGACGGAGCTGTCCAAGACCGTTCTGTACCCGTACTGCGCCTCCTACGCCCTGCAGCTGGACTACAGGCAGAATCTGATCAAGAAGGAGCTGGCgggttaccatggtgacatcGTCTGCCTGCAGGAGGTGGACAAAG GCGTGTTCACGGACAGTCTGAGTCCAGCCATGGATGCCTTCGGAATGGGCGGAGTCTACAAGATCAAAGAGAAGCAGCATGAAGGACTCGCCACGTTCTACCGCAG GTCAAGATTTCGCCTCCTGAGTCGTCATGACATCACCCTGAGTGAGGCATTGACCTCTGACCCCGCCCACTCTGAGTTGCTGCAGACGGTTTCTGAGAATGACTTCCTGAGAGAGAAGATGATGAAGAGGTCGACAGTGCTGCAg GTCAGCGTCCTCCAGGACCTCCACCAATCAGAGCGCAGACTGTGTGTGGCCAACACTCACCTGTACTGGCACCCCAAAg GCAGCAGCGTTCGATTGGTCCAAATGGGCGTGGCTTTGAAACACCTGAGTCATGTGATCAAAGAGGTCGCACCTGGAGCGCCGGTGATTTTCTGTGGAGATTTTAATTCTACACCGAgctcag GTGTGGTGCAGCTCCTCACTGAGGCCCGTCTCCCTCGTGCTCACACAGACTGGATCAGTGGTGGCTCTGAGGACTCAGTGGGTGTGTCCGTGGGTCTGGACCTGgtctcccccctcccccccctgCTGAGTGCCTGTGGGCAGCTGGACTATACCAACTATGTGGGGGGGTTCCAGGGCTGCCTGGATTATATCTTCATCCAACCGGAGACGATGCAG GTGGAACAGGTCATTCCTCTGCCCGCCCATGACGAGGTGACGACGTACGATGCCCTGCCCAGCGTGGCTCACCCTTCAGACCACATCGCCCTGGTGTGTGACCTCCGCTGGGCCCCGGACCTCCTGCTGAACACTTCCTGA